From candidate division WOR-3 bacterium, one genomic window encodes:
- the arcC gene encoding carbamate kinase codes for MKKICVCAIGGNSLIKEGGGISFDDQLNTVYETCENLVPVIENGYELLITHGNGPQVGYLLLKNHLSRNFLPEEPLDCANAMTQGEIGYMISLAMTNVLKRNKIDKEVVTVITRVLVNENDEDFKKPSKPIGPFYTREEMEVLKRKYGWVFVEDAYRGFRRVVPSPKPKRIIEISAIRKLLEEGKIVIAGGGGGIGVIEKNGDYFGIACVIDKDLTGSLLAKELNASLFIISTAVPYVYLNYGKKDRKPLRKVTLSEIIKYYKEGHFPKGSMGPKIEAAINFLKNGGKVVIITSPENIGKALKGKVGTRILR; via the coding sequence ATGAAGAAAATATGCGTTTGTGCGATTGGTGGCAATTCCTTAATTAAAGAAGGCGGTGGAATTTCATTTGATGACCAATTAAATACCGTTTATGAGACCTGTGAAAATTTAGTTCCGGTTATTGAAAATGGTTATGAACTTTTGATTACTCATGGTAATGGACCGCAGGTTGGTTATTTACTTTTAAAGAATCATCTATCAAGGAATTTCTTACCGGAGGAGCCTTTGGATTGTGCGAATGCGATGACTCAGGGGGAGATTGGTTATATGATAAGCTTGGCGATGACCAATGTATTAAAGAGAAATAAAATTGATAAAGAGGTGGTTACTGTTATTACGAGAGTTTTGGTTAATGAAAATGATGAGGATTTCAAAAAACCTTCTAAGCCCATTGGACCTTTTTATACGAGAGAGGAGATGGAAGTTTTAAAAAGAAAATATGGTTGGGTTTTTGTGGAAGATGCTTATCGGGGATTTAGAAGGGTTGTCCCTTCGCCAAAACCAAAAAGGATTATTGAGATTTCTGCAATTAGAAAATTGTTGGAGGAAGGTAAGATTGTGATTGCTGGTGGCGGAGGCGGAATTGGTGTGATTGAGAAGAATGGTGATTATTTTGGGATTGCCTGTGTAATTGATAAGGATTTAACAGGTTCATTACTTGCCAAGGAGTTAAATGCTTCTTTATTTATTATCTCAACAGCGGTTCCTTATGTCTATTTAAATTATGGTAAGAAAGATAGAAAACCATTAAGAAAGGTTACTCTTTCTGAAATTATAAAGTATTATAAGGAAGGTCATTTTCCAAAAGGAAGTATGGGACCAAAGATTGAAGCGGCAATAAATTTCTTGAAGAACGGCGGGAAAGTGGTTATCATTACATCTCCCGAAAATATTGGTAAAGCATTAAAAGGAAAAGTTGGAACAAGGATTTTAAGATGA
- a CDS encoding asparagine synthetase B produces MILLFIILNKILIPMDLSQSDHLRAYGIAYRSLEKGIKVEWLLNYRGGSFLFPDNDFVIKECKLKGVSFEYVDINKESEIRKIIEENNMASILLEKAPKIAVYVPPNKEPWDDAVRLALEYAEIPYKTLWDEEVLKGELYKYDWLHLHHEDFTGQYGKFFASYRDADWYKEEVKINEMMAKKLGFKKVSQLKLAVVKEIKKYIYDGGMVFAMCSSADTPDIALAAEATDIVPKEFDGDGVDPNYQGKLNYDNCLLFENFVVYTDPYLYEHSDIDTYLEAIGRGEEVYFSLFDFSAKYDPVPCMLVQNHVSLVKEFLGQNVGFRRERLKKDVLILGEIKNTEEVKYIHKNYGKGTITCLGGHDPEDYAHRIGDPPTNLSLHKNSPGYRLILNNVLFPAAEKKPRKT; encoded by the coding sequence ATGATATTATTATTTATTATATTAAATAAAATATTAATTCCAATGGATTTAAGCCAATCGGACCATTTAAGGGCTTATGGAATTGCCTACCGATCTTTAGAAAAGGGGATAAAAGTGGAATGGCTTTTGAATTATCGGGGAGGCTCTTTTCTATTTCCGGATAATGATTTTGTTATCAAAGAATGTAAATTAAAAGGGGTAAGTTTTGAATATGTAGATATTAATAAAGAGAGCGAAATAAGAAAGATAATAGAGGAAAATAATATGGCTTCTATTTTATTAGAAAAGGCGCCAAAGATTGCAGTTTATGTACCGCCAAACAAAGAGCCCTGGGATGACGCGGTAAGATTGGCATTAGAATATGCCGAGATTCCTTATAAAACTTTATGGGATGAAGAGGTTTTGAAAGGAGAACTTTATAAATATGATTGGCTTCATCTCCATCACGAAGATTTTACCGGTCAATATGGTAAGTTCTTTGCTTCTTATAGGGATGCTGACTGGTATAAGGAAGAAGTAAAGATAAATGAAATGATGGCAAAGAAATTAGGATTTAAGAAAGTATCTCAATTAAAATTGGCAGTAGTGAAAGAGATTAAGAAGTATATCTATGATGGTGGAATGGTTTTCGCTATGTGTTCATCGGCTGATACACCGGATATTGCTTTGGCAGCCGAGGCTACTGATATTGTTCCCAAAGAATTTGATGGCGACGGTGTTGACCCAAATTATCAAGGAAAATTAAATTATGATAATTGTCTTTTGTTTGAAAATTTTGTGGTATATACTGATCCTTATTTATATGAACATTCAGATATTGACACTTATTTAGAAGCAATCGGTCGGGGAGAAGAGGTTTATTTTTCTCTCTTTGATTTTTCAGCAAAATATGACCCGGTTCCTTGTATGCTTGTCCAAAATCATGTTTCTTTAGTTAAAGAATTTCTTGGTCAAAATGTCGGTTTTAGGAGAGAGAGATTAAAAAAGGATGTTTTAATTTTGGGAGAGATAAAAAATACTGAGGAGGTAAAGTATATTCATAAGAATTATGGTAAAGGGACAATTACCTGTTTAGGTGGTCATGATCCGGAAGATTATGCCCATCGGATTGGTGACCCACCAACAAACTTATCTTTACATAAAAATTCGCCTGGTTATCGGCTGATTCTAAATAATGTTCTATTTCCGGCAGCAGAAAAAAAACCAAGAAAGACTTGA
- a CDS encoding ARMT1-like domain-containing protein, protein MRSEANCIPCVIRQAQRIVLFSKGKEEDFINVTKLVMDMVGNLSLEDPPSIFTSYVIREVYNYLKNPDPFLELKKEMNRIGKKRVNEVRLLLEKEKDKIYGAIKYAACGNIIDIGPQNNFDLEQHIKNLSFKRDDYKIFKEKLKGANKILYVLDNAGEIYFDRLLLEQLSFLKLVIVVKKEPILNDATIKDAKEAELDKLGEIIDTGSGFLGVNFNEVSTEFLKNYQEADIVIAKGHANYESLVDKERDAFFILKAKCPVVAKSLGVEIGDSVFYYYPGKEEIV, encoded by the coding sequence ATGAGAAGCGAAGCTAATTGTATTCCTTGTGTAATTAGACAAGCCCAAAGAATAGTGTTGTTTTCCAAAGGAAAAGAAGAAGATTTTATTAATGTAACAAAATTAGTGATGGATATGGTAGGAAATTTATCTTTAGAAGATCCGCCAAGTATATTTACTTCTTATGTTATTAGGGAGGTTTATAATTATCTAAAAAATCCTGATCCCTTTTTAGAGTTAAAAAAAGAGATGAATAGAATAGGTAAAAAAAGAGTAAATGAGGTAAGGTTATTGCTAGAAAAAGAAAAAGATAAAATTTACGGAGCGATTAAATATGCTGCTTGTGGCAATATAATCGATATTGGGCCCCAGAATAATTTTGATTTAGAACAACATATTAAAAATCTATCTTTTAAAAGAGATGATTATAAAATCTTTAAGGAAAAATTAAAAGGCGCTAATAAAATTTTGTATGTTTTAGATAATGCTGGTGAGATTTATTTTGATCGTCTTCTTTTAGAACAATTATCTTTTTTAAAGTTAGTAATAGTTGTAAAGAAAGAACCAATTTTAAATGATGCGACAATTAAAGATGCTAAAGAGGCTGAACTGGATAAGTTGGGAGAAATTATCGATACCGGTTCAGGTTTTTTGGGAGTGAATTTTAATGAGGTGAGCACAGAATTTTTGAAAAATTATCAAGAAGCCGATATTGTTATCGCGAAGGGGCATGCCAATTATGAATCTCTAGTTGATAAAGAAAGAGATGCTTTCTTTATTTTAAAAGCAAAATGTCCAGTAGTTGCTAAGAGTTTAGGAGTGGAAATCGGTGATTCGGTATTTTATTACTATCCTGGAAAAGAAGAGATTGTTTGA
- the rpmA gene encoding 50S ribosomal protein L27: MAHKKGQGSSRNGRDSPGQRLGIKAFGGEFVRAGNILVRQRGTRFLPGKNVGIASDDTLFALKDGIVRFEWVSKNKKRVSVIPLQ, translated from the coding sequence ATGGCACATAAAAAAGGACAAGGTTCATCAAGGAATGGCCGAGATTCACCTGGTCAGCGATTAGGAATAAAGGCCTTTGGTGGCGAATTTGTTAGAGCAGGAAATATTCTTGTTCGCCAAAGGGGAACAAGATTTTTACCTGGTAAGAATGTAGGTATCGCTTCGGATGATACCCTTTTCGCCTTGAAAGACGGGATTGTACGTTTTGAATGGGTGAGTAAAAATAAGAAAAGAGTTTCAGTTATTCCTCTTCAGTAA
- a CDS encoding MBL fold metallo-hydrolase, whose protein sequence is MKIKFLGHASFLITTNNNIKIITDPYKSGAYNGAVGYKPITEEAHIVTISHEHDDHNYYKEIKGTPEIVRGAGEKELFGIKFIGIETYHDLSKGKERGKNVIFLIIADDLKLLHLGDLGHQIKEGEKRKIGDVDILFVPVGGYFTIDAEEASEIVEFLKPRITIPMHFKTPVLDFPIAPVEDFLVEKKNVKMLDVSEIEVSKENLPKEREIWVLKPALI, encoded by the coding sequence ATGAAGATTAAATTTTTAGGACATGCTTCTTTTTTAATTACTACCAACAATAATATTAAGATCATTACTGATCCCTACAAGTCTGGTGCTTATAATGGCGCAGTTGGCTATAAGCCAATAACCGAAGAGGCACATATTGTTACTATCAGCCATGAGCACGATGATCATAATTATTACAAAGAAATAAAAGGTACGCCAGAAATTGTGAGAGGCGCAGGAGAAAAAGAGCTTTTCGGAATAAAGTTTATTGGCATTGAGACTTATCACGATTTAAGTAAAGGGAAAGAAAGGGGTAAGAATGTGATATTTTTGATAATAGCTGATGATTTGAAACTTTTGCATTTAGGTGATTTAGGACACCAAATTAAAGAGGGAGAAAAAAGGAAAATTGGTGATGTAGATATTCTTTTTGTTCCGGTAGGGGGGTATTTCACAATTGATGCGGAAGAAGCCAGTGAAATAGTTGAGTTTTTAAAGCCAAGAATCACTATCCCGATGCATTTTAAAACACCGGTATTAGATTTTCCTATTGCACCGGTAGAAGATTTTTTAGTCGAAAAGAAGAATGTGAAAATGTTGGATGTTTCAGAAATAGAAGTTAGCAAAGAAAATTTACCAAAAGAAAGAGAAATTTGGGTTTTAAAACCTGCTTTAATTTAA
- a CDS encoding fumarate hydratase: MREVNVNEITKKVAQLCIEANCLLGEDVKKAVKEAIEKEESPLGKEVLRQILENAEIAKNEMVPICQDTGLAAVFLEIGDEVKIVGGNVYEAVNEGVRKGYIDGYLRKSVVSDPFRRKNTNDNTPAIIHCSIIKGDKIKITVMPKGGGSENMSEVKMLTPAAGVEGVKDYVVKRVKESGANPCPPIVVGVGIGGTFEYAALLAKKALLREIGSIHPDPFYAEMEKDLLERINNLGIGPQGFGGRITCLAVFIEAFPCHIASLPVAVNINCHAVRHKTAII, translated from the coding sequence ATGAGAGAAGTTAATGTAAATGAAATTACTAAAAAAGTTGCTCAATTATGTATTGAAGCAAATTGTTTATTAGGCGAAGATGTTAAAAAAGCAGTAAAAGAAGCAATTGAGAAAGAAGAATCACCTTTGGGAAAAGAGGTTTTGCGCCAAATTTTAGAAAATGCGGAGATTGCCAAAAATGAAATGGTACCAATCTGTCAGGATACTGGTTTGGCAGCGGTGTTTTTAGAGATTGGCGACGAAGTGAAAATTGTTGGTGGAAATGTTTATGAAGCAGTTAACGAAGGAGTGAGAAAGGGATATATTGATGGGTATTTAAGGAAATCGGTGGTGAGTGATCCCTTCCGAAGAAAAAACACCAATGATAACACACCAGCAATTATCCATTGTTCAATTATCAAAGGCGACAAAATAAAGATTACCGTTATGCCGAAAGGTGGCGGTAGCGAAAATATGAGTGAAGTTAAAATGTTAACACCAGCAGCCGGTGTAGAAGGGGTTAAGGATTATGTGGTAAAGAGAGTAAAGGAAAGCGGTGCTAATCCCTGTCCACCAATTGTGGTAGGTGTTGGTATTGGGGGAACTTTTGAATATGCAGCATTATTAGCGAAAAAAGCACTATTGAGAGAGATTGGTTCTATTCATCCCGATCCTTTTTACGCGGAAATGGAAAAAGATCTGTTAGAAAGAATAAATAATTTAGGAATCGGCCCCCAAGGTTTTGGTGGTAGGATAACTTGTTTGGCAGTTTTTATTGAAGCCTTTCCTTGTCATATTGCTTCTTTACCAGTGGCAGTAAATATCAATTGTCATGCCGTTAGACATAAAACGGCAATAATTTAG
- a CDS encoding radical SAM protein: MEILENALKGKVIHDFPYPIKTRKCPHASLVSLTNPGGCVYCCPMCYARAYPWSITDKIIIYKNLVEKLSSEIEKLNIAFPFYLSQVTDPLQPIEKIKELTFQIVRILISKRLSFKIVTKSAKGVKELIEKNKELLKYPYWFLEMTVEATPEKQIITSPNASPIKERLEVIKYLTEKGIEVVGRTDPTILGLIDWEDLAWLIDNLKNAGVKHIIASCGYYNKVSMENLLNRMKNSIFRERIKKVINFYQYHPNSKKKKFLAPLKIRIDFHTKFKKLCEGNNLTYAVCQELPKEYDSKNLVSCEGSKRNFVHIKINKEFIPINCYGDCLRSCPDLKNPPCNLPIFQKEYPYKGKRLFQKLYPSLI, from the coding sequence ATGGAAATTTTAGAGAATGCGCTAAAGGGAAAAGTAATTCACGATTTTCCTTATCCTATTAAAACTCGTAAATGTCCTCATGCTTCTTTGGTTTCTTTAACTAATCCTGGTGGTTGTGTGTATTGTTGCCCAATGTGCTATGCGCGGGCTTATCCTTGGTCAATCACCGATAAAATTATTATTTACAAAAATTTAGTAGAAAAACTATCTTCGGAAATAGAAAAATTAAATATCGCTTTTCCCTTTTATTTAAGTCAAGTAACTGACCCCCTGCAACCAATCGAAAAGATAAAAGAATTAACCTTTCAGATTGTTAGAATTTTAATTAGCAAAAGATTAAGTTTCAAAATTGTAACCAAATCGGCAAAAGGGGTGAAAGAGTTAATCGAGAAAAACAAAGAACTATTAAAGTATCCCTATTGGTTTTTGGAAATGACCGTTGAAGCCACACCTGAGAAACAGATTATTACTAGCCCTAATGCTTCACCAATAAAGGAACGGCTGGAAGTTATCAAATATCTCACGGAAAAAGGAATTGAAGTTGTTGGCCGAACTGACCCAACAATTTTGGGGCTTATTGATTGGGAAGATTTAGCGTGGCTCATTGACAATCTAAAGAATGCGGGAGTAAAACATATTATTGCTTCCTGTGGCTATTATAATAAAGTATCAATGGAAAATTTGCTTAACCGAATGAAAAATTCAATATTTAGAGAACGAATTAAAAAGGTAATCAATTTTTATCAATACCATCCAAATTCAAAAAAGAAGAAATTTCTTGCTCCTTTAAAAATAAGAATTGATTTTCATACCAAATTTAAGAAACTCTGTGAAGGAAATAATTTAACTTATGCGGTCTGCCAGGAATTACCAAAGGAGTATGACTCAAAAAATTTGGTCTCTTGCGAAGGTTCTAAAAGAAATTTTGTTCATATAAAGATTAATAAAGAATTTATACCAATTAATTGTTATGGTGATTGCCTGCGCTCCTGTCCCGATTTAAAAAATCCACCTTGTAATCTACCAATCTTTCAAAAGGAATATCCTTATAAAGGAAAAAGATTATTCCAAAAACTTTATCCTTCTTTAATCTAA
- a CDS encoding ParB/RepB/Spo0J family partition protein: MPRRKILDEKKAFLETLKKDGVEILASYNEPYNGNWQIFALIPVEKCEPTPFQREVSAAHLAHLKNSIDKIGRFLDPIIVVRTADGKYWTPNGSHRLHAMKELGKEKIAAIIIPDEKIMNQILAMNIEKPHNIKEKSLEVIKMYQHFLEKDTEKLESDYAFEFEEPFYITLGVIYQERERFSGAAYLPLLRRIEQFLDKPLKEAYEERKRRAKRITDEVEPLVQDILNKFHERGIKLPFLKQIVVSQNNPYKRKRKGIFDFDEGINQFIQNLSQYDVSKVKEEELLEEMPEE; this comes from the coding sequence ATGCCCAGAAGAAAAATATTGGATGAAAAGAAGGCTTTTTTAGAAACCCTTAAAAAAGACGGTGTGGAGATTTTAGCCTCTTATAATGAGCCTTATAATGGTAATTGGCAAATTTTTGCTCTTATCCCCGTAGAAAAATGCGAACCAACCCCTTTCCAGAGAGAAGTTTCCGCTGCCCATCTTGCCCATTTAAAGAATTCCATTGATAAGATTGGTCGGTTCTTAGACCCAATTATTGTAGTCCGCACCGCCGATGGAAAATATTGGACACCTAACGGCTCCCATCGTCTGCATGCTATGAAAGAATTAGGTAAAGAAAAGATTGCCGCAATTATTATTCCTGATGAAAAGATAATGAACCAAATCTTAGCAATGAACATTGAAAAACCTCATAACATTAAGGAAAAGTCTCTGGAAGTTATTAAAATGTATCAACATTTCTTAGAAAAAGATACAGAAAAATTAGAAAGCGATTATGCCTTTGAATTTGAGGAGCCTTTCTATATTACTTTGGGAGTTATCTATCAAGAAAGAGAAAGATTCTCTGGTGCTGCTTATCTTCCTTTATTAAGAAGAATTGAGCAGTTTTTAGACAAACCGCTTAAGGAAGCCTACGAAGAAAGAAAAAGAAGGGCAAAAAGAATTACCGATGAGGTAGAACCGCTGGTTCAGGATATTCTTAATAAGTTCCACGAAAGAGGAATAAAATTACCTTTCTTAAAACAGATTGTTGTCTCCCAAAATAATCCTTACAAAAGAAAAAGAAAGGGAATATTTGATTTTGACGAAGGGATTAATCAATTTATCCAAAATCTTTCCCAATATGATGTAAGCAAAGTAAAAGAGGAGGAACTTTTAGAGGAGATGCCAGAAGAATAA
- the mfd gene encoding transcription-repair coupling factor, whose product MKEIVNLFSSLFPKEVLDFNNFPIKFYKFNETAISFFIYYLYQNIKKSILLLLEDQEALNKISQNLNNFLSLNEVILYSQDLSIIKNLIRKIAKGENFVLLLPKKFLSDLIPKNINDLILKIIKNQYFPYETLKNWLFEKGYLLTDLVWEEGEFAVRGSIIDIFPPDTISPIRIEFENEKIISIRYFDEITQRSIKELEEIEITALSGNTKNLIPLKEYLKDFLIISDEIIEDLTIHYLLTEEGITLPITSPPNYFGDFSLLKKEIETSDYFYYLISENYFPSLLKSLPPEKIKYLSGFLSEGLVIPSLKITILTEKEIFGFPKRKYRHKKFKGLPIDDLFGLKKDEYVVHQDYGVGIFRGIIKKNFGFGEKEYLMIEYQNKDFLYLPVENFNLLEKYIGIGEEKPIIDKLGSPFWQKTKERIFKECEELAFEILEIVAKRKLAKREPYQEKEEWERELKLTFPYEETFDQLKVLTEIKRDLQKNKPMERLVCGDTGFGKTEIALRTAVWAVSNFKQVAFLCPTTLLVVQHYQTFRERLKNLPIRVEMLSRITPKNKEEEIIKDLKEGKIDIIIGTQKLLEENIQFANLGLLIIDDEHKFGVRDKEKLKKLKPEIDVLSLTATPIPRTLYLALSGLKNISVINTPPVGRKDVITKVLSWDDGVIKEIILKELKRDGQVFFVHNQIKDLEKYYEKLKTLLPEVKFGVAHGKLSEKKLAQIYYDFLNRKYDVLISTIILESGIDMPKVNTIIVNNAEKFGLADLHQLRGRVGRGPLQGYAYFIVNQPEKLKEVAKRRLSALLAYTNLGSGMRIALKDLELRGAGELLGKKQHGNIKRIGLNLYSQLLKEAIQKLKKEEITKEPHLKIDLPAYIPEDFIGNSYQRIALYQRLLRLNSERELEELILEIRDRYGNYPPIMENLFKIAQIRILAFNKGINKITYEKGIFTIEKQDKYLQKEGNLEDLIKELKEWDL is encoded by the coding sequence ATGAAAGAAATTGTTAATCTTTTTTCTTCTCTTTTTCCCAAAGAAGTATTAGATTTTAACAATTTCCCAATCAAATTTTATAAATTTAACGAAACAGCAATCTCTTTTTTTATCTATTATTTATACCAGAATATCAAAAAGAGTATTTTACTTCTTTTGGAAGATCAGGAAGCCTTAAATAAGATTTCTCAAAATCTCAATAATTTCTTGTCGCTAAATGAAGTTATTCTTTATTCCCAGGATTTATCAATTATCAAAAATTTAATCCGGAAAATAGCAAAAGGAGAGAATTTTGTTCTTCTTTTGCCAAAAAAATTTTTGTCTGATTTAATTCCTAAAAATATAAATGATCTTATCTTAAAAATTATTAAAAACCAATATTTCCCTTATGAAACATTAAAAAATTGGCTTTTCGAAAAGGGTTATCTTTTAACCGATTTAGTTTGGGAAGAAGGTGAGTTTGCTGTTCGCGGAAGCATTATTGATATCTTTCCTCCTGATACTATTTCACCAATAAGAATTGAATTTGAAAATGAGAAAATAATCTCTATTAGATATTTTGATGAGATAACCCAAAGATCAATAAAGGAATTAGAAGAAATTGAAATTACTGCACTCTCCGGTAATACTAAAAATCTGATTCCTTTAAAAGAGTATTTAAAAGATTTTCTTATTATTAGTGATGAAATAATTGAAGATTTAACCATCCATTATTTACTGACAGAAGAAGGAATTACCTTGCCAATCACCTCTCCTCCGAATTATTTTGGTGATTTTTCTTTATTAAAAAAAGAGATTGAAACCAGTGATTATTTTTATTATTTAATTAGCGAAAATTATTTCCCTTCTCTTTTAAAAAGTCTACCACCAGAAAAAATAAAATACCTATCGGGTTTTCTCTCAGAAGGATTGGTGATACCATCTTTAAAAATCACAATTTTAACAGAAAAGGAGATTTTTGGCTTTCCCAAAAGAAAATACCGTCACAAAAAATTTAAAGGATTACCAATCGATGATTTATTCGGTTTAAAAAAAGATGAATATGTGGTTCATCAAGATTACGGTGTAGGAATTTTCCGAGGAATTATTAAAAAGAACTTTGGTTTTGGCGAAAAGGAATATTTGATGATTGAATACCAAAACAAAGATTTTCTTTATTTGCCCGTAGAAAATTTTAATCTTTTGGAAAAATATATTGGAATTGGCGAAGAAAAACCAATAATTGACAAATTAGGTTCTCCCTTTTGGCAAAAGACTAAAGAAAGAATTTTTAAGGAATGTGAAGAATTGGCTTTTGAGATTTTAGAAATTGTTGCTAAGCGAAAATTAGCCAAAAGAGAACCTTACCAAGAAAAGGAAGAATGGGAAAGAGAACTAAAATTAACCTTTCCCTATGAAGAGACCTTTGACCAATTAAAGGTATTAACGGAAATTAAAAGGGATTTACAAAAAAATAAACCAATGGAAAGATTGGTGTGCGGAGATACCGGATTTGGTAAAACCGAAATTGCTTTGAGGACAGCCGTTTGGGCGGTGAGCAATTTTAAACAGGTTGCCTTTTTGTGTCCAACAACTTTGTTAGTTGTGCAACATTATCAAACTTTTAGAGAACGATTAAAAAACTTGCCTATTCGCGTAGAAATGTTATCGCGAATAACTCCCAAAAACAAAGAAGAAGAAATCATAAAGGATTTAAAAGAAGGAAAAATTGATATTATTATTGGTACCCAAAAACTTCTGGAAGAGAATATTCAATTTGCTAATTTAGGACTTCTCATAATTGATGATGAGCATAAATTTGGTGTGAGAGACAAAGAAAAGTTAAAAAAGTTAAAACCGGAAATCGATGTCTTATCTTTAACAGCCACACCCATTCCCCGTACTCTTTATTTAGCCCTTTCAGGATTAAAAAATATCTCGGTAATAAATACTCCGCCGGTGGGCAGAAAGGATGTGATTACTAAGGTTCTTTCCTGGGATGATGGAGTAATCAAAGAAATAATTCTAAAGGAATTAAAAAGGGATGGTCAAGTATTTTTTGTTCATAATCAAATAAAAGATTTAGAAAAATACTACGAAAAACTAAAAACCCTCTTACCAGAAGTAAAATTTGGTGTTGCTCACGGAAAACTTTCCGAAAAAAAATTAGCCCAAATTTATTATGATTTTTTAAACAGAAAATATGATGTTTTAATCTCCACAATAATTTTAGAAAGCGGCATTGATATGCCCAAGGTAAATACAATAATTGTCAATAATGCAGAAAAATTTGGTTTAGCTGACCTTCACCAACTGAGAGGAAGAGTTGGTCGCGGACCGCTGCAAGGTTATGCCTATTTTATTGTCAACCAACCGGAGAAACTTAAAGAGGTAGCTAAAAGAAGATTATCGGCTTTATTAGCCTATACCAATTTAGGTTCGGGAATGCGAATTGCTTTAAAGGATTTAGAATTGCGAGGAGCCGGTGAATTATTAGGTAAAAAACAACACGGCAATATTAAAAGAATTGGTCTCAATCTTTACTCTCAACTCTTAAAAGAAGCGATCCAAAAATTAAAAAAAGAAGAGATTACTAAAGAGCCTCATTTAAAAATTGATTTACCCGCTTATATTCCCGAAGATTTTATTGGTAATTCTTATCAAAGAATTGCTCTCTATCAAAGGCTTTTAAGATTAAATAGCGAAAGGGAATTAGAAGAATTGATTTTAGAAATAAGAGATCGTTACGGTAACTACCCTCCAATAATGGAAAATCTTTTTAAAATTGCTCAAATAAGAATTCTTGCTTTTAACAAAGGAATTAATAAAATTACTTATGAAAAGGGAATTTTTACTATTGAAAAACAGGATAAGTATCTTCAGAAAGAAGGTAACTTAGAAGATTTAATTAAAGAACTAAAAGAATGGGATTTATGA